A genome region from Salvia splendens isolate huo1 chromosome 19, SspV2, whole genome shotgun sequence includes the following:
- the LOC121778368 gene encoding exocyst complex component SEC8-like isoform X2 produces the protein MSIFDGLPIPKDKSFLKEELSRIDESWAAARFDSLPHVVHILTSKDREGEVKVLKEQSDIIEEVVDEVVHAYHSGFNKAIQNYSQILRLFSESAQSLGELKVDLAQAKKLLGAHNKQLHQLWYRSVTLRHIISLLDQVEGIAKVGALQDVRSELTKLRGAFFYKVLEDLHSHLYNKGEYSSDVSSMLESDDAIPTATATSSMNYSHSLSRRTRLLKGDGDGVYRPSSVDGSSSYDGHNEDGTLDMHDDAAPNGYTPTMKAIGGDARIFSRQIPVWLSDSTPDEFVEAMRKSDAPVHVKYLQTLVECLSMLGKVSAAGAIICQRLRSTIHDIITAKIKAQVGRVSRQRNGLGHTASPTVTGLHYLKGQLEHHLAKQKRQNGISPNGALAVSPVSHVMSPSGTAQISARDLLDSILDTVVRIFENHVIVGELLESKSSQQLNMNTPKTMAADVSWSNDSDVSNDTGGFSVGFSLNVLQSECQQLICEILRATPDATSADAAVQTARLASKNPSKDKRDGSEDGLTFAFRFTDASTSTPNQGSDLNRQGWRRPNVVQEGYGTGAVLPEQGIYLAASVYRPVVQFTEKVASMLPQKFSQLGNDGLLAFTENFVKDHFLPTMFVDYRKSVQQAISSPAAFRPRANVAVSYTPSIGKGRPVLQGLLAIDCLAKEVLGWAQAMPKFAGELINYVQTFLERTYERCRTSYMEAVLEKQSYMLIGRHDVDNLLRLDPSSTCLINSLDDGILETNDLDAGSNGVEMELSDILLNLRPIKQENLIREDNKLILLSSLSDSLEYVADSIERLGKSSSKAYNHVEENEPHHARTGSLPPKDLESFAEDYRKLAIDCLKVLRIEMQLETIFHLQEMTKREYLDDQDAEEPDDFVISLTSQITRRDEEMAPFVADVKRNYIFGGICPIAANWSIKALAEMKSINLFGVQQICRNSIALEQALAAVSSIDSEVVQMRLDRVRTYYELLNMPFEALLAFIQEHEDLFSAAEYLNLLKVFVPGREIPEDAHGRLSEILPS, from the exons ATGTCAATCTTCGACGGGCTCCCCATTCCGAAAGATAAATCG TTTTTAAAGGAAGAACTTTCTAGAATAGATGAAAGTTGGGCTGCAGCGCGCTTTGATTCATTACCTCATGTTGTGCACATTTTAACATCCAAAGACCGTGAAGGGGAAGTGAAGGTCTTAAAGGAGCAAAGTGATATCATTGAAGAAGTTGTTGATGAAGTTGTTCATGCATATCATAGTGGCTTTAACAAAGCAATTCAAAATTATTCTCAG ATTTTGCGCTTGTTCAGTGAATCTGCTCAAAGCCTTGGGGAATTGAAGGTTGATTTAGCTCAAGCAAAGAAACTTCTCGGTGCCCATAATAAACAATTGCATCAGTTGTGGTACCGGTCTGTTACTTTGCGGCACATAATCTCATTATTAGACCAAGTTGAAGGCATAGCTAAG GTGGGTGCTCTTCAAGATGTACGGTCAGAATTGACGAAACTGCGAGGAGCCTTTTTCTATAAAGTTTTGGAAGATCTACATTCTCATCTCTACAATAAGGGTGAATACAG CTCAGATGTCTCAAGTATGCTTGAAAGTGATGATGCAATTCCAACTGCTACAGCTACGTCTTCCATGAATTATTCACACTCTCTCTCACGAAGAACCAGGTTGCTGAAAGGAGATGGGGATGGAGTGTATAGGCCCAGTTCAGTTGATGGGAG TTCATCATATGATGGGCACAATGAGGATGGCACCTTGGATATGCATGATGATGCTGCACCTAATGGGTATACTCCTACAATGAAGGCTATTGGTGGTGATGCAAGAATATTTTCTCGACAAATTCCAGTGTGGCTATCAGATTCTACTCCTGATGAATTTGTC GAAGCAATGAGAAAGAGTGATGCTCCAGTGCATGTAAAGTATTTGCAGACTCTGGTCGAGTGCCTTTCCATGCTTGGAAAAGTTTCTGCAGCTGGTGCTATTATATG CCAGCGGTTACGCTCTACAATCCATGATATCATTACTGCCAAAATCAAAGCACAGGTAGGACGTGTCAGTAGGCAAAGGAATGGTCTGGGCCACACTGCCTCGCCTACAGTCACAGGTCTACACTATCTAAAGGGCCAGCTGGAGCACCACTTAGCAAAACAAAAACGTCAAAATGGGATATCGCCAAATGGAGCTTTAGCTGTGAGCCCTGTCTCTCATGTAATGTCTCCTTCGGGAACAGCCCAAATTTCAGCACGGGACCTACTTGATTCTATTCTGGACACAGTTGTTCGGATATTCG AAAATCATGTTATTGTTGGAGAGTTACTTGAGTCAAAATCTTCACAGCAACTTAATATGAACACACCAAAAACAATGGCTGCTGACGTCAGTTGGAGCAATGACTCTGATGTTTCTAATGATACTGGAGGCTTTAGTGTTGGTTTTTCCTTAAATGTTCTACAG AGTGAGTGCCAGCAACTTATATGTGAGATCCTACGAGCAACCCCTGATGCTACATCTGCAGATGCTGCAGTACAAACAGCCAGACTTGCCAGCAAAAACCCTTCTAAAGACAAGAG AGATGGATCAGAAGATGGACTTACTTTTGCATTTCGGTTCACTGATGCTAGTACTTCCACTCCTAATCAAG GGTCTGACCTTAATCGCCAAGGATGGAGAAGACCAAATGTAGTCCAAGAAGGTTATGGGACTGGTGCCGTGCTACCAGAGCAAGGGATATACTTAGCAGCATCAGTATACAGGCCTGTAGTTCAG TTTACAGAAAAAGTTGCATCCATGCTTCCTCAAAAGTTCTCCCAACTTGG AAATGATGGATTGCTTGCCTTCACAGAGAACTTTGTGAAGGATCACTTTTTGCCAACTATGTTTGTAGATTATCGGAAAAGCGTACAGCAAGCCATATCAA GTCCAGCTGCATTCAGGCCACGAGCTAATGTAGCTGTGTCATACACTCCATCAATTGGAAAAGGCCGGCCTGTTTTACAAGGATTATTAGCTATCGATTGCTTAGCAAAAGAG GTTCTTGGGTGGGCTCAAGCTATGCCAAAGTTTGCTGGTGAGTTAATAAACTATGTCCAGACATTCCTGGAAAGAACGTATGAAAGATGTCGAACGTCATATATGGAG GCAGTTCTGGAGAAGCAAAGTTACATGCTTATTGGGAGACATGACGTAGATAATCTCTTGCGACTTGATCCATCCAGTACATGTTTAATAAATTCATTAGATGATGGAATCCTAGAAACCAATGATTTGGATGCTGGATCAAATGGAGTAGAAATGGAACTAAGTGATATACTACTGAATCTGAGACCTATTAAGCAG GAAAACCTAATACGCGAGGATAACAAACTTATCTTATTATCTTCATTGAGCGATTCGTTGGAATATGTTGCAGATTCCATAGAAAG GCTAGGGAAATCATCTTCAAAAGCTTATAATCACGTAGAAGAAAATGAACCGCATCATGCTAGAACAGGCAGTTTGCCTCCAAAAGATCTTGAATCATTTGCTGAAGACTACAGAAAACTGGCTATTGATTGCCTTAAAGTTCTACGAATAGAGATGCAGTTGGAGACAATTTTTCATTTGCAG GAAATGACAAAGAGGGAGTATTTGGATGACCAAGATGCAGAGGAGCCAGACGATTTTGTTATATCATTAACTTCCCAG ATAACACGCCGAGATGAGGAAATGGCACCATTTGTTGCGGATGTGAAACGAAATTACATATTTGGAGGGATATGCCCCATTGCCGCCAATTGGTCTATAAAG GCTTTGGCTGAAATGAAGTCTATCAACCTCTTTGGCGTTCAGCAGATTTGCCGTAACTCAATTGCGTTGGAACAG GCTTTGGCTGCTGTGTCTTCAATTGATAGTGAAGTTGTACAAATGAGATTAGATCGTGTTCGGACATACTATGAATTACTAAACATGCCCTTCGAG GCATTGCTTGCATTTATCCAAGAGCACGAAGATCTTTTCTCAGCTGCAGA GTACCTAAATCTGCTAAAAGTCTTCGTCCCCGGGAGGGAAATTCCCGAGGACGCTCATGGTCGCTTGTCAGAGATTTTGCCTAGTTGA
- the LOC121778368 gene encoding exocyst complex component SEC8-like isoform X1, producing the protein MSIFDGLPIPKDKSFLKEELSRIDESWAAARFDSLPHVVHILTSKDREGEVKVLKEQSDIIEEVVDEVVHAYHSGFNKAIQNYSQILRLFSESAQSLGELKVDLAQAKKLLGAHNKQLHQLWYRSVTLRHIISLLDQVEGIAKVPARIEKLIAEKKFYAAVQLHVHSSLMLEREGLQAVGALQDVRSELTKLRGAFFYKVLEDLHSHLYNKGEYSSDVSSMLESDDAIPTATATSSMNYSHSLSRRTRLLKGDGDGVYRPSSVDGSSSYDGHNEDGTLDMHDDAAPNGYTPTMKAIGGDARIFSRQIPVWLSDSTPDEFVEAMRKSDAPVHVKYLQTLVECLSMLGKVSAAGAIICQRLRSTIHDIITAKIKAQVGRVSRQRNGLGHTASPTVTGLHYLKGQLEHHLAKQKRQNGISPNGALAVSPVSHVMSPSGTAQISARDLLDSILDTVVRIFENHVIVGELLESKSSQQLNMNTPKTMAADVSWSNDSDVSNDTGGFSVGFSLNVLQSECQQLICEILRATPDATSADAAVQTARLASKNPSKDKRDGSEDGLTFAFRFTDASTSTPNQGSDLNRQGWRRPNVVQEGYGTGAVLPEQGIYLAASVYRPVVQFTEKVASMLPQKFSQLGNDGLLAFTENFVKDHFLPTMFVDYRKSVQQAISSPAAFRPRANVAVSYTPSIGKGRPVLQGLLAIDCLAKEVLGWAQAMPKFAGELINYVQTFLERTYERCRTSYMEAVLEKQSYMLIGRHDVDNLLRLDPSSTCLINSLDDGILETNDLDAGSNGVEMELSDILLNLRPIKQENLIREDNKLILLSSLSDSLEYVADSIERLGKSSSKAYNHVEENEPHHARTGSLPPKDLESFAEDYRKLAIDCLKVLRIEMQLETIFHLQEMTKREYLDDQDAEEPDDFVISLTSQITRRDEEMAPFVADVKRNYIFGGICPIAANWSIKALAEMKSINLFGVQQICRNSIALEQALAAVSSIDSEVVQMRLDRVRTYYELLNMPFEALLAFIQEHEDLFSAAEYLNLLKVFVPGREIPEDAHGRLSEILPS; encoded by the exons ATGTCAATCTTCGACGGGCTCCCCATTCCGAAAGATAAATCG TTTTTAAAGGAAGAACTTTCTAGAATAGATGAAAGTTGGGCTGCAGCGCGCTTTGATTCATTACCTCATGTTGTGCACATTTTAACATCCAAAGACCGTGAAGGGGAAGTGAAGGTCTTAAAGGAGCAAAGTGATATCATTGAAGAAGTTGTTGATGAAGTTGTTCATGCATATCATAGTGGCTTTAACAAAGCAATTCAAAATTATTCTCAG ATTTTGCGCTTGTTCAGTGAATCTGCTCAAAGCCTTGGGGAATTGAAGGTTGATTTAGCTCAAGCAAAGAAACTTCTCGGTGCCCATAATAAACAATTGCATCAGTTGTGGTACCGGTCTGTTACTTTGCGGCACATAATCTCATTATTAGACCAAGTTGAAGGCATAGCTAAG GTCCCAGCTCGTATTGAAAAGCTTATTGCTGAAAAGAAGTTTTATGCGGCAGTACAATTACATGTCCATTCAAGCTTAATGCTTGAGAGAGAGGGCCTCCAAGCA GTGGGTGCTCTTCAAGATGTACGGTCAGAATTGACGAAACTGCGAGGAGCCTTTTTCTATAAAGTTTTGGAAGATCTACATTCTCATCTCTACAATAAGGGTGAATACAG CTCAGATGTCTCAAGTATGCTTGAAAGTGATGATGCAATTCCAACTGCTACAGCTACGTCTTCCATGAATTATTCACACTCTCTCTCACGAAGAACCAGGTTGCTGAAAGGAGATGGGGATGGAGTGTATAGGCCCAGTTCAGTTGATGGGAG TTCATCATATGATGGGCACAATGAGGATGGCACCTTGGATATGCATGATGATGCTGCACCTAATGGGTATACTCCTACAATGAAGGCTATTGGTGGTGATGCAAGAATATTTTCTCGACAAATTCCAGTGTGGCTATCAGATTCTACTCCTGATGAATTTGTC GAAGCAATGAGAAAGAGTGATGCTCCAGTGCATGTAAAGTATTTGCAGACTCTGGTCGAGTGCCTTTCCATGCTTGGAAAAGTTTCTGCAGCTGGTGCTATTATATG CCAGCGGTTACGCTCTACAATCCATGATATCATTACTGCCAAAATCAAAGCACAGGTAGGACGTGTCAGTAGGCAAAGGAATGGTCTGGGCCACACTGCCTCGCCTACAGTCACAGGTCTACACTATCTAAAGGGCCAGCTGGAGCACCACTTAGCAAAACAAAAACGTCAAAATGGGATATCGCCAAATGGAGCTTTAGCTGTGAGCCCTGTCTCTCATGTAATGTCTCCTTCGGGAACAGCCCAAATTTCAGCACGGGACCTACTTGATTCTATTCTGGACACAGTTGTTCGGATATTCG AAAATCATGTTATTGTTGGAGAGTTACTTGAGTCAAAATCTTCACAGCAACTTAATATGAACACACCAAAAACAATGGCTGCTGACGTCAGTTGGAGCAATGACTCTGATGTTTCTAATGATACTGGAGGCTTTAGTGTTGGTTTTTCCTTAAATGTTCTACAG AGTGAGTGCCAGCAACTTATATGTGAGATCCTACGAGCAACCCCTGATGCTACATCTGCAGATGCTGCAGTACAAACAGCCAGACTTGCCAGCAAAAACCCTTCTAAAGACAAGAG AGATGGATCAGAAGATGGACTTACTTTTGCATTTCGGTTCACTGATGCTAGTACTTCCACTCCTAATCAAG GGTCTGACCTTAATCGCCAAGGATGGAGAAGACCAAATGTAGTCCAAGAAGGTTATGGGACTGGTGCCGTGCTACCAGAGCAAGGGATATACTTAGCAGCATCAGTATACAGGCCTGTAGTTCAG TTTACAGAAAAAGTTGCATCCATGCTTCCTCAAAAGTTCTCCCAACTTGG AAATGATGGATTGCTTGCCTTCACAGAGAACTTTGTGAAGGATCACTTTTTGCCAACTATGTTTGTAGATTATCGGAAAAGCGTACAGCAAGCCATATCAA GTCCAGCTGCATTCAGGCCACGAGCTAATGTAGCTGTGTCATACACTCCATCAATTGGAAAAGGCCGGCCTGTTTTACAAGGATTATTAGCTATCGATTGCTTAGCAAAAGAG GTTCTTGGGTGGGCTCAAGCTATGCCAAAGTTTGCTGGTGAGTTAATAAACTATGTCCAGACATTCCTGGAAAGAACGTATGAAAGATGTCGAACGTCATATATGGAG GCAGTTCTGGAGAAGCAAAGTTACATGCTTATTGGGAGACATGACGTAGATAATCTCTTGCGACTTGATCCATCCAGTACATGTTTAATAAATTCATTAGATGATGGAATCCTAGAAACCAATGATTTGGATGCTGGATCAAATGGAGTAGAAATGGAACTAAGTGATATACTACTGAATCTGAGACCTATTAAGCAG GAAAACCTAATACGCGAGGATAACAAACTTATCTTATTATCTTCATTGAGCGATTCGTTGGAATATGTTGCAGATTCCATAGAAAG GCTAGGGAAATCATCTTCAAAAGCTTATAATCACGTAGAAGAAAATGAACCGCATCATGCTAGAACAGGCAGTTTGCCTCCAAAAGATCTTGAATCATTTGCTGAAGACTACAGAAAACTGGCTATTGATTGCCTTAAAGTTCTACGAATAGAGATGCAGTTGGAGACAATTTTTCATTTGCAG GAAATGACAAAGAGGGAGTATTTGGATGACCAAGATGCAGAGGAGCCAGACGATTTTGTTATATCATTAACTTCCCAG ATAACACGCCGAGATGAGGAAATGGCACCATTTGTTGCGGATGTGAAACGAAATTACATATTTGGAGGGATATGCCCCATTGCCGCCAATTGGTCTATAAAG GCTTTGGCTGAAATGAAGTCTATCAACCTCTTTGGCGTTCAGCAGATTTGCCGTAACTCAATTGCGTTGGAACAG GCTTTGGCTGCTGTGTCTTCAATTGATAGTGAAGTTGTACAAATGAGATTAGATCGTGTTCGGACATACTATGAATTACTAAACATGCCCTTCGAG GCATTGCTTGCATTTATCCAAGAGCACGAAGATCTTTTCTCAGCTGCAGA GTACCTAAATCTGCTAAAAGTCTTCGTCCCCGGGAGGGAAATTCCCGAGGACGCTCATGGTCGCTTGTCAGAGATTTTGCCTAGTTGA